One Pelotomaculum isophthalicicum JI genomic region harbors:
- a CDS encoding 4Fe-4S dicluster domain-containing protein — protein MEFQPSTQETEKGFFTLFPGLCKGCGLCIEKCPKKSLDWSNVLGVYGTPSVRANNDCIACGICQNVCPDCAIHIEKKVKH, from the coding sequence ATGGAATTTCAACCGAGCACTCAGGAAACGGAAAAAGGATTTTTTACACTTTTCCCTGGTTTATGCAAAGGCTGCGGGTTATGCATTGAAAAATGCCCAAAAAAGTCCCTGGACTGGTCCAACGTGCTAGGTGTTTACGGCACACCGTCGGTCCGGGCAAACAACGACTGTATTGCCTGTGGGATTTGCCAGAACGTTTGCCCGGACTGTGCCATACATATAGAAAAAAAGGTGAAGCATTAA
- a CDS encoding 2-oxoacid:acceptor oxidoreductase family protein — protein MDKTMKIVLAGEGGQGVQSVAEIIAEAANEEGKQALYIPNFGVEQRGGVSVAYVQISDGNIGAPKFQTGDIVVALSDRAVRRTANYAGPDTTFVYERGIEGIEGELPQKAGRILPIPAIDVAKNEFHPRVFNIIIMGAVIGATGVISLDQAKAAVEKKLGYKFEKQPRLRDLNFKAMERGVELVAEA, from the coding sequence ATGGATAAAACTATGAAGATTGTGCTGGCCGGTGAAGGTGGCCAGGGAGTTCAGTCAGTAGCTGAGATTATCGCGGAAGCGGCAAATGAGGAAGGTAAACAGGCCTTGTATATTCCTAATTTCGGTGTGGAACAGCGCGGCGGGGTGTCAGTGGCCTATGTTCAGATTAGTGACGGCAATATCGGCGCGCCAAAATTTCAGACCGGCGATATCGTGGTGGCTCTCAGTGACCGCGCCGTGCGCCGCACGGCTAATTATGCAGGCCCCGATACCACTTTTGTCTATGAGCGCGGGATCGAGGGTATTGAAGGTGAACTGCCCCAAAAAGCAGGCAGAATCTTGCCCATACCGGCTATCGATGTAGCTAAAAACGAATTTCACCCCAGGGTGTTCAACATTATCATCATGGGAGCGGTTATCGGCGCTACTGGTGTAATATCCCTGGATCAGGCCAAAGCTGCCGTCGAAAAAAAGCTGGGTTATAAATTTGAAAAGCAGCCGAGATTGCGTGATTTGAATTTTAAAGCAATGGAGCGGGGCGTTGAACTGGTAGCCGAGGCTTGA
- a CDS encoding thiamine pyrophosphate-dependent enzyme — protein MSVNNSCAIEPVMPQSWRADTKPHKFCPGCGHGLVLKCLGQAIDELGIQGRTVFGCDIGCSLLSWDFFNLDSIQTHHGRTTPVVTGIKRARPELICIAYMGDGGGYSIGVQHLISAAARDEKITAILANNTQYAMTGGQMAPTTMPGQKTETTPYGRDPETTGYPLHGQEMVASVSREGAYVARGSIANLRQLKSFIKKALENQMMEIGFSFVEALSACPTNWRTNAAETWDFIEEKMPVYFKVGETKTPAVGQEGARLNG, from the coding sequence TTGTCGGTAAATAATTCTTGCGCTATAGAGCCCGTCATGCCTCAAAGCTGGCGGGCAGATACTAAACCCCACAAGTTTTGCCCGGGTTGCGGCCACGGCCTGGTTTTAAAATGCCTGGGACAGGCTATTGATGAACTGGGTATCCAGGGGAGAACGGTGTTCGGGTGCGATATTGGCTGCTCTTTGCTGTCATGGGACTTTTTTAACCTGGATTCCATCCAGACTCACCACGGGCGAACCACACCCGTGGTAACCGGCATCAAGCGGGCCAGACCGGAATTGATCTGCATAGCTTACATGGGTGACGGGGGAGGTTACTCGATAGGCGTGCAGCACCTCATCAGCGCGGCCGCGCGCGATGAGAAAATCACCGCCATTTTGGCCAACAACACTCAGTATGCGATGACCGGCGGACAAATGGCGCCAACTACCATGCCAGGGCAAAAAACAGAAACCACCCCTTACGGGCGTGATCCTGAAACTACCGGATACCCGCTGCACGGCCAGGAAATGGTCGCGTCCGTCAGCAGGGAAGGGGCTTATGTGGCGCGGGGCAGCATCGCCAACCTCCGCCAGTTGAAAAGCTTCATTAAAAAAGCGCTGGAAAATCAGATGATGGAGATTGGTTTTTCTTTTGTTGAGGCTCTTTCCGCCTGCCCTACCAACTGGCGTACCAACGCCGCGGAAACGTGGGATTTTATCGAAGAGAAAATGCCGGTTTATTTTAAGGTGGGTGAAACGAAGACGCCGGCAGTCGGTCAGGAGGGGGCTCGGCTAAATGGATAA
- a CDS encoding ferredoxin oxidoreductase has protein sequence MSKKIVEQEKKAFMTGNEVVAWAALAAKADIMYGYPITPQNEIMHYWTRLAPKYDKKFLQTEDELSAGFTTIGGVMAGRKAFTATAGPGNTLMQEPMSMAEMMRLPTVLIIQQRGGPSTATVIYSQQEVTMTTIGGNGEGMRIVYSTSSHQELYDYTIKAFNTAWKYRFPTFVLGDGYQAKMRESLTLYDPEARGIELIPPEPYVGKEGVPGKDRPPAHFRNTYNMEEELYELVMDALQDYEKISPEVAEYHAFGIEDAELVIVGHGIVYRAIKAAVEAMREKGLRVGYFRPVTLRPLPVPQIKELMASNKQILLMESSYGQLSRLFKDVAYGSPAKINTFFKPGMGITAEEVEAAAMEILK, from the coding sequence GTGTCGAAAAAAATAGTTGAGCAGGAAAAAAAGGCGTTTATGACCGGCAACGAGGTGGTTGCCTGGGCCGCGCTGGCCGCCAAGGCCGACATCATGTATGGCTACCCGATTACGCCGCAGAACGAAATCATGCACTATTGGACAAGACTGGCGCCCAAATATGACAAAAAATTTTTACAAACGGAAGATGAACTTTCAGCCGGTTTTACCACCATCGGCGGCGTTATGGCCGGGCGCAAAGCTTTTACAGCCACCGCCGGGCCGGGCAACACCCTGATGCAGGAACCGATGTCCATGGCTGAAATGATGCGTTTGCCTACTGTATTGATTATCCAGCAGAGAGGCGGCCCGTCCACGGCCACAGTGATTTACTCCCAGCAGGAAGTGACTATGACCACTATCGGCGGTAACGGAGAGGGTATGCGCATTGTTTACTCTACATCCAGTCACCAGGAGCTATATGATTATACAATCAAGGCTTTTAATACGGCGTGGAAATACCGCTTTCCCACTTTCGTGCTGGGGGACGGTTACCAGGCCAAAATGCGCGAGTCGCTGACGCTTTATGACCCGGAAGCACGGGGCATCGAGTTGATTCCCCCCGAGCCTTATGTCGGCAAGGAAGGAGTGCCCGGGAAGGACAGGCCTCCCGCCCATTTCAGGAATACCTACAATATGGAGGAAGAACTCTACGAATTAGTCATGGACGCTCTACAGGACTATGAAAAGATCAGTCCGGAGGTGGCCGAGTACCATGCTTTCGGCATTGAAGACGCTGAACTGGTGATTGTCGGGCACGGCATTGTCTACCGCGCGATCAAAGCGGCCGTGGAAGCCATGCGGGAAAAGGGTTTGCGAGTCGGTTATTTCCGCCCGGTGACCTTGCGTCCGCTGCCTGTTCCGCAAATTAAAGAATTGATGGCAAGCAATAAACAGATATTGCTGATGGAATCCTCGTACGGTCAACTTTCCAGGTTGTTTAAAGATGTTGCTTATGGTTCGCCTGCCAAGATTAATACGTTTTTCAAACCAGGTATGGGAATAACCGCTGAAGAGGTGGAAGCCGCGGCGATGGAGATCCTTAAATAA
- the ruvB gene encoding Holliday junction branch migration DNA helicase RuvB — MTRLRLIDTNEQPGEEKFQWSLRPDKLSDYIGQKDLLTRLGISIKAAKKRGEPIDHVLLYGPPGLGKTTLAHIISNEMSSNIICTSGPAIERSGDLMGILTNLQYADVLFIDEIHRLPRPVEEFLYSAMEDFKIDFVVDKGPFAKTIKVNIKHFTLVGATTRAGLLSSPLRDRFGILHHVDFYSTEELGEIVKRSSSILNVPVDEKGALEIARRSRGTPRIANRLLRRVRDYAEVIGDGSINEEIAIKSLGLEGIDPEGLDGMDKSYLKTIIENYQGGPVGIEAIAATLNEEVDTLQDMVEPFLLKTGYISRSPSGRRVTHKAYQHLGDSGILIQSSGQIKI, encoded by the coding sequence TTGACGCGGCTCCGTTTAATCGATACTAATGAGCAGCCCGGCGAGGAAAAGTTTCAGTGGTCGCTCAGACCGGATAAATTATCCGACTACATAGGCCAGAAAGATTTGCTTACCCGCCTGGGCATTTCGATAAAAGCGGCGAAAAAGAGGGGCGAACCGATAGACCATGTTTTGCTTTACGGCCCGCCGGGCTTGGGGAAAACAACCTTAGCTCATATTATCAGCAATGAAATGTCATCCAATATTATTTGCACCTCCGGTCCGGCCATTGAGCGGAGCGGGGACCTGATGGGCATACTGACAAACCTGCAGTACGCGGATGTCTTGTTTATTGATGAAATACACCGGCTGCCCCGGCCGGTTGAAGAATTTTTATACTCCGCGATGGAAGACTTTAAAATAGACTTTGTCGTGGATAAAGGGCCGTTCGCCAAGACCATCAAGGTAAATATCAAACATTTTACCCTGGTGGGAGCAACTACAAGGGCCGGTCTTTTGTCGTCACCTTTGCGTGACCGCTTTGGCATCCTGCATCATGTCGATTTTTATTCAACGGAAGAATTAGGCGAGATAGTAAAAAGGTCGAGTTCAATACTCAACGTGCCTGTTGATGAGAAAGGAGCTCTGGAAATCGCCAGGCGCTCCAGGGGTACGCCCAGGATTGCCAACAGGCTCTTAAGAAGAGTGAGGGATTATGCTGAAGTAATCGGCGACGGCTCGATAAATGAAGAAATAGCGATAAAATCTCTCGGGTTGGAAGGTATCGACCCGGAAGGCCTTGACGGAATGGATAAATCATACCTGAAAACGATAATCGAGAATTATCAAGGCGGTCCGGTTGGTATAGAGGCAATTGCCGCTACGCTTAATGAGGAAGTGGATACCCTGCAGGATATGGTAGAGCCTTTTTTGCTGAAAACCGGGTATATCAGCAGATCGCCGTCCGGACGCAGGGTTACTCACAAAGCTTATCAGCATCTTGGTGATAGCGGGATATTAATCCAAAGTAGTGGACAAATTAAAATTTGA
- the ruvA gene encoding Holliday junction branch migration protein RuvA, with amino-acid sequence MIVKISGAYAGLSPKGILLDVDNITYEVCLTSFSRERFQTQKIGERISLHTIYYIESNIAGGHQTPTLIGFEDEADKEFFQLFTSVAKVGVKTALAAVTIPISAIAGAIEKSDVETLKKLKGIGERTANKIIASLRGKVAGFTTASGETDDADVGRPDPGIGNEALQVLLQLGYNLGEAKRMIKDTVSKNHNILTAEELLEEIYRNKAKSF; translated from the coding sequence ATGATTGTAAAAATTAGCGGCGCTTATGCCGGGCTAAGCCCAAAAGGGATATTGCTGGACGTTGACAACATTACATACGAGGTATGCTTGACGAGTTTTTCCAGGGAACGTTTTCAAACCCAAAAAATCGGTGAAAGAATTTCGCTGCACACAATTTACTATATCGAAAGCAACATCGCCGGCGGACATCAAACGCCAACTTTGATTGGATTTGAAGATGAAGCCGATAAAGAATTTTTTCAGTTGTTTACCAGTGTGGCCAAAGTTGGGGTGAAAACCGCCCTGGCGGCCGTAACGATCCCAATTTCAGCAATTGCGGGGGCCATTGAAAAATCGGATGTCGAAACTCTGAAAAAACTTAAAGGAATTGGGGAAAGAACAGCCAATAAAATAATAGCGTCGCTCCGGGGCAAAGTTGCCGGCTTCACAACAGCTTCCGGAGAAACTGATGATGCCGACGTCGGCCGGCCTGATCCCGGCATTGGCAATGAAGCGTTGCAGGTGCTGCTTCAATTGGGATACAATTTAGGCGAGGCAAAGAGGATGATTAAGGATACTGTTTCTAAGAATCATAATATTCTGACAGCGGAAGAGCTGTTAGAAGAGATTTATCGAAACAAGGCCAAATCATTTTAG
- the ruvC gene encoding crossover junction endodeoxyribonuclease RuvC, producing MSDMLRVLAVDPGLAATGYAVLDYENSFVIQLIEGGIIKTKAGHPLEDRLTQIYAGLDDIIDEFKPAVFAIEELFSDYNNPKTALLMAHARGVCLLAAGRAGIKVYHYPARKVKQSLTGTGGATKGQVQKMVQARLKLDTLPRPDHVADAIAVALCHIFHGHDLEGC from the coding sequence ATGTCGGACATGTTACGTGTTTTGGCGGTGGACCCGGGATTGGCCGCGACGGGCTATGCTGTCTTGGACTATGAAAATAGTTTTGTTATTCAACTAATTGAAGGGGGAATAATTAAGACGAAGGCCGGGCATCCCCTGGAGGACAGGCTGACACAAATATATGCCGGTTTAGACGATATAATCGATGAGTTCAAACCAGCTGTCTTTGCCATAGAAGAATTGTTTTCAGATTACAATAATCCAAAGACCGCCTTGCTGATGGCGCACGCGAGAGGTGTGTGCCTGTTGGCCGCAGGGCGGGCGGGCATAAAAGTTTACCATTACCCGGCCAGAAAAGTGAAGCAGTCGCTCACCGGCACTGGTGGCGCCACTAAAGGCCAGGTACAGAAAATGGTTCAGGCCAGGCTTAAGCTTGATACGCTGCCTCGTCCGGATCACGTCGCGGATGCCATTGCCGTGGCTTTATGCCACATTTTTCATGGCCATGACCTGGAGGGCTGTTAG
- a CDS encoding pro-sigmaK processing inhibitor BofA family protein, producing MEGKFVFIGLAGLLGLYLIGTALFQPLRLLVRLAACMLLGGGLLLAINAVFGHLGLHIAINPVTLLTAGVLQLPGVALLVLVHYFII from the coding sequence TTGGAGGGGAAATTTGTTTTTATCGGTTTGGCAGGTCTGTTGGGGCTATATTTGATTGGCACGGCTTTGTTTCAGCCGTTGCGGCTGTTAGTGCGCCTGGCCGCGTGCATGCTGCTGGGAGGGGGCTTGCTGCTCGCGATAAACGCTGTCTTCGGGCACCTGGGCTTGCATATCGCCATCAATCCGGTTACCCTCCTGACCGCCGGGGTTCTCCAACTGCCCGGGGTGGCGCTGTTGGTGCTTGTTCATTACTTTATTATTTGA
- the recR gene encoding recombination mediator RecR translates to MHFYARPVARLIDELSKLPGIGPKTAQRLAFHLLNAPADVALSLARALEEARTAISYCSVCGNFTDDDPCFICRDERRRRDVICVVERPRDVVAMEKTRAFKGLYHVLHGAISPMDGVGPEQLRIKELFKRLEGGEVLELILATNPNVEGDATALYLAGLLKPLNLKVTRIAHGLPVGADLEYADQITLSKSLEGRREMK, encoded by the coding sequence ATGCATTTTTATGCCAGGCCGGTTGCCCGGCTGATTGATGAACTATCCAAGCTGCCCGGCATTGGCCCTAAAACGGCGCAGCGGCTGGCCTTTCACCTTTTGAACGCCCCGGCTGACGTGGCTTTGAGCCTGGCCCGCGCGTTGGAGGAGGCCAGGACCGCCATTAGTTATTGCTCCGTATGCGGCAACTTTACCGACGATGACCCGTGTTTTATCTGCCGCGACGAGCGGCGCAGGCGGGATGTGATCTGTGTGGTGGAACGTCCCAGGGACGTCGTGGCAATGGAGAAGACCAGGGCGTTTAAAGGGCTTTATCACGTGCTGCACGGGGCTATATCGCCAATGGACGGTGTCGGGCCTGAGCAACTGCGCATAAAAGAATTGTTCAAGCGCCTCGAAGGCGGGGAAGTGCTTGAATTAATCCTGGCAACCAATCCGAACGTGGAAGGCGACGCCACCGCGTTGTACCTGGCCGGACTGCTTAAACCCCTGAATCTGAAGGTCACGCGGATAGCGCATGGTTTGCCCGTGGGCGCCGACCTGGAATATGCGGATCAAATAACCTTGAGCAAGTCCCTGGAAGGAAGGCGGGAAATGAAGTAA
- a CDS encoding YbaB/EbfC family nucleoid-associated protein, translating to MMGGNMNKMMKQVQKMQQGMIKLQEELKSRTVESTAGGGMIKVIANGNNEILSIEIKPEAVDPEDVEMLQDLVLAAVNDALKKAQEMVSQEMSKLTGGMNIPGLF from the coding sequence ATGATGGGCGGAAATATGAACAAGATGATGAAACAAGTGCAGAAGATGCAGCAGGGCATGATAAAATTACAGGAGGAACTGAAAAGCCGGACAGTGGAGAGCACGGCCGGGGGCGGCATGATCAAGGTAATCGCCAACGGAAATAATGAGATTCTGTCAATAGAAATAAAACCTGAGGCGGTAGATCCGGAAGATGTGGAAATGCTCCAGGACCTGGTTTTGGCCGCGGTCAACGATGCGTTGAAAAAAGCGCAGGAAATGGTGTCCCAGGAAATGAGCAAGCTCACCGGCGGGATGAATATCCCCGGGTTGTTTTAG
- the dnaX gene encoding DNA polymerase III subunit gamma/tau — translation MAYLALYREWRPQTFRDIVGQEHVTRTLRNAVEAGRTGHAYLFCGSRGTGKTTTAKVLAKALNCLDRNGPEPCNRCVNCQSITEGYSVDVVEVDAASNRGIDEIRDLREKVKFAPTTGQFRVYIIDEVHMLTNEAFNALLKTLEEPPRHVVFILATTEPHKVPLTILSRCQRFDFRRISPDEITGRLREVAAGAGIAADEEALLLIARAAEGGMRDALSILDQGAALGEMKVTAEDVHNILGTVRLDILSRMAGYLAAGETGPALRLIGELTGTGKDLRLFAREMAAFLRAIILERVSPGDSGGGVWGDALKNVPGAADFSEERLIRAVDILIKAEQEMKWGSLPGVILELALVKACRPEITYDLSSLAARVAALEEKLKNFVPEKSGNLLVDRSVSNEPYKALQSFTEATGRLRQPEGVPDKTGAQYEPDQTGEVQRLVETMPEDTISRELHGEAGRESVPGVSLEQVRAAWGDIMEALRKERPPIYPNFIKAVPLQVQEHSLIAGFPEGAELAYAMAERPENKKYFEELLGKFFSGEWQVNYRFYQGEIHMPAVRTEPANDISRRFNGKEIIPEDETELSSLFDDE, via the coding sequence TGGAGGCAGGCCGGACCGGCCACGCCTATCTTTTTTGCGGCAGCCGCGGCACCGGCAAAACGACCACCGCCAAGGTGCTGGCGAAAGCTTTGAATTGTCTTGACCGGAACGGACCGGAGCCTTGTAACCGGTGCGTTAATTGTCAGTCCATTACCGAGGGCTATTCCGTTGACGTAGTTGAAGTTGACGCCGCTTCCAACCGTGGTATCGACGAGATCAGGGATTTAAGGGAAAAAGTCAAGTTTGCGCCTACAACCGGGCAGTTCCGGGTATATATCATCGACGAGGTGCACATGCTCACCAACGAGGCTTTTAACGCCTTGCTGAAAACTCTGGAGGAACCGCCCAGGCACGTTGTTTTTATTTTGGCTACAACCGAACCGCATAAAGTGCCGCTGACCATCCTTTCCCGCTGCCAACGGTTTGATTTCAGGCGCATTTCCCCGGACGAAATTACCGGGCGACTGAGGGAAGTCGCCGCCGGGGCGGGAATAGCGGCGGATGAGGAGGCCCTGCTGTTGATCGCCAGGGCCGCGGAGGGCGGCATGCGGGATGCCCTTAGTATTCTTGACCAGGGGGCGGCCTTGGGGGAAATGAAGGTAACAGCCGAGGACGTTCACAACATTCTTGGAACTGTGCGTCTAGATATCCTGAGCAGGATGGCGGGGTACCTGGCTGCCGGCGAAACCGGGCCGGCGCTGCGGCTGATTGGCGAGTTGACGGGCACGGGGAAGGACTTGCGGCTTTTCGCCAGGGAAATGGCTGCCTTTTTGCGGGCTATTATCCTGGAAAGAGTTTCACCGGGTGATTCAGGGGGCGGAGTATGGGGCGACGCCTTAAAGAATGTTCCCGGTGCGGCGGATTTCAGTGAGGAGAGGCTAATCCGCGCTGTCGACATATTGATCAAAGCCGAGCAGGAGATGAAGTGGGGCAGTCTGCCAGGTGTCATTCTGGAGCTTGCCCTGGTGAAAGCCTGCCGTCCGGAAATTACTTACGATTTGTCTTCCCTTGCGGCAAGAGTAGCGGCTCTAGAGGAAAAGCTAAAAAATTTTGTCCCGGAAAAGTCCGGTAACCTTCTGGTTGACCGGAGCGTTTCCAATGAACCATACAAGGCACTCCAAAGTTTCACTGAGGCAACGGGCCGGTTGCGCCAGCCGGAAGGTGTTCCTGACAAAACCGGCGCGCAATATGAGCCGGACCAAACCGGAGAGGTCCAGAGGCTGGTAGAAACTATGCCGGAAGACACTATATCAAGGGAATTGCATGGTGAAGCCGGCAGGGAGTCAGTTCCGGGGGTAAGCCTTGAGCAGGTCCGGGCTGCCTGGGGGGACATCATGGAAGCGTTGCGTAAGGAAAGGCCGCCGATCTATCCTAATTTTATCAAAGCTGTTCCCTTGCAGGTGCAGGAGCACAGCCTGATCGCGGGTTTTCCGGAAGGCGCGGAATTGGCTTATGCGATGGCTGAGCGCCCTGAGAATAAGAAATATTTTGAGGAACTGCTGGGCAAGTTTTTTAGCGGTGAATGGCAGGTTAATTACAGGTTTTATCAAGGGGAAATCCACATGCCCGCTGTCCGTACTGAGCCGGCTAATGATATCAGCCGCCGTTTCAACGGAAAGGAAATTATTCCTGAAGACGAAACAGAGTTATCTTCATTATTTGACGACGAATAG